Proteins co-encoded in one Bos taurus isolate L1 Dominette 01449 registration number 42190680 breed Hereford chromosome X, ARS-UCD2.0, whole genome shotgun sequence genomic window:
- the TRPC5OS gene encoding putative uncharacterized protein TRPC5OS — MQRGMASTPATVLIDGLIDCIAQLIRIAEELLQFITQEPVPCIEQNDGAEEPEVDAFLSEEAPLPDLADLLDLESILTPREDEDLLFDVDQALLEIGELYEKQLDSVNKELRNG; from the coding sequence ATGCAGAGAGGCATGGCGTCTACACCAGCCACTGTACTTATTGATGGACTTATTGACTGTATAGCCCAATTAATACGAATAGCTGAAGAGCTTTTACAGTTTATTACACAAGAACCAGTTCCTTGTATTGAGCAAAATGATGGAGCAGAAgaaccagaagtagatgcttttctttcTGAGGAAGCTCCACTACCAGACCTTGCTGATCTCCTAGACTTAGAATCAATACTGACACCAAGAGAAGATGAAGACCTACTCTTTGATGTAGATCAAGCTCTGTTAGAAATAGGTGAATTATATGAAAAACAACTCGATAGTGTTAACAAGGAGTTGAGAAATGGCTAA